In Acinetobacter pittii, one genomic interval encodes:
- a CDS encoding IMPACT family protein: MAFTIASQITFEEEIKKSRFQAIAAPVENEQQVKEFLEYNKDISTTHQCWAWKIGHNVRFNDDGEPSGTAGRPILATIEGNDLTNIIVMVNRWYGGIKLGTGGLVRAYGGCAGQCLLLAERIELIAKKTIYFSCHFNEWAIFQYELTQQQIEYQETYTATGVDIEARLQIHQIEPLALKLRDVTRGREELKIEEELTDD; the protein is encoded by the coding sequence ATGGCTTTTACGATTGCATCACAGATTACATTTGAAGAAGAAATTAAAAAAAGCAGATTTCAGGCCATCGCTGCGCCAGTCGAAAATGAACAGCAAGTTAAAGAATTTTTAGAATACAACAAAGATATCTCGACCACTCACCAATGTTGGGCATGGAAAATTGGGCATAACGTACGCTTTAACGATGATGGTGAACCGTCAGGAACAGCAGGGCGTCCAATCTTGGCAACCATTGAAGGGAATGATCTAACCAATATTATAGTGATGGTTAACCGTTGGTATGGTGGAATAAAACTAGGAACAGGCGGCCTTGTTAGAGCATATGGTGGCTGCGCTGGACAATGTTTGCTCTTGGCTGAACGCATTGAACTCATTGCGAAGAAGACAATTTACTTTTCTTGCCATTTTAATGAATGGGCGATCTTCCAATATGAGTTGACTCAACAACAAATTGAATATCAGGAAACTTACACAGCAACGGGTGTAGATATTGAGGCACGGTTACAAATACATCAAATTGAACCGCTGGCCTTAAAACTTAGAGATGTAACCCGTGGTCGTGAAGAATTAAAAATAGAAGAGGAATTAACAGATGACTGA
- the lptC gene encoding LPS export ABC transporter periplasmic protein LptC: protein MDTRVLSIVAVVVAAISGGYYYYSGKAKKLDIGSAKNMTYSAQGVHLTQTDDQGNLYIRAEVRQLEQDMQQKTSKLDQLNASMYKDGKVDATFFAKQANGYDDNRKVILSGDVVATKLAPQGRIEFHTDELTGYPKTREIETNHQVVVQSPQGDFVSKGLKANLNNGQYEFFNIRGKYAPKS from the coding sequence ATGGATACCAGAGTTTTATCAATTGTTGCTGTAGTAGTTGCTGCTATAAGTGGTGGTTATTACTACTATAGTGGCAAGGCAAAAAAACTAGACATTGGTTCTGCGAAGAATATGACATATTCAGCGCAGGGCGTCCATTTGACTCAAACTGATGATCAAGGCAATTTGTATATTCGTGCTGAAGTTCGTCAGCTTGAACAGGATATGCAACAAAAAACATCAAAGTTGGATCAACTCAATGCCTCGATGTATAAAGATGGCAAAGTTGATGCAACGTTCTTTGCAAAACAGGCAAATGGCTACGATGATAACCGTAAAGTTATATTATCGGGCGATGTGGTCGCTACTAAACTTGCGCCACAAGGGAGGATTGAATTCCATACTGATGAGTTAACTGGCTATCCAAAAACCAGAGAAATTGAAACGAATCATCAGGTCGTTGTTCAATCTCCGCAAGGCGATTTTGTCAGCAAAGGACTAAAAGCCAATTTGAATAATGGTCAGTACGAATTTTTTAATATTCGAGGAAAGTATGCACCAAAGTCTTAA
- the paxB gene encoding type I secretion system permease/ATPase: MMTKINYQPWLQAVLTIAKHYRIEPSEERIRLQLDWNQNQNLDDVLQLITRQVGLNLRKVPFSLELLNPWRLPVMVEFNDGQVGVIDKADTQGNVSIQFSGDHGLSQNLNLDVLKTTIKNVYILRPETSIPDARIDEYIKPYEASWFWSIVLRDWKRYVDIMFASLIANVLALATIIFSMQVYDRVVPSQSIPTLWVLAGGVLIAALFEFTLRISRVYLSDIIGKRADLRVSDRVFGHALRIKNKDRSKSTGSFISQIRELEGVRELVTSTTISAIADFPFFFLFLIIFAIIGGKLFWVMLLVVPLMLLPGILAQKKLAQLAQEGMRESSIRNAILVEAVQGIEDIKLLRAESRFQNQWNHMNEVSADIGMRQRKIVGTLMAWTQMLQGLTYAIVVLVGCFAVMDGEMTTGALVACSILSSRMLGPVAQITGVLGRLQQAKVAKQSLDELMQRPIDQADRSHLVHKAVLNGDYELKNVLFQYGEEDPKPSLAIRHLKIRAGEKIAILGRNGAGKSTLLQLLSGMQVPTQGAVHLDGLDLSLIDPSDVRRDMGLLNQNAHLFYGTIRENLTLGAPLATDEDILRALVVTGALPFVQEKKEGLDHLILEGGVGFSGGQKQALLLARLLIRQPNILLLDEPTAAIDDVAEKQLIDHLKVWLAHRTLVVATHRRAVLDLVDRIIVVNEGKIVMDGPRDQVLNQSTAQQKQVSQGGNS, from the coding sequence ATGATGACAAAAATAAACTACCAGCCCTGGTTACAGGCAGTCTTGACGATTGCTAAACATTATAGAATTGAGCCTTCAGAAGAAAGAATTCGTTTACAACTTGACTGGAACCAAAATCAAAATCTTGATGATGTTTTACAGCTCATTACACGTCAAGTTGGACTCAATTTACGTAAAGTGCCATTTTCTTTAGAGTTGCTCAACCCATGGCGTTTACCTGTCATGGTCGAGTTCAATGACGGTCAAGTCGGTGTAATTGATAAAGCTGATACTCAAGGAAACGTCAGTATTCAGTTTAGTGGAGATCATGGCCTTTCTCAAAATTTAAACTTAGATGTCTTAAAAACTACAATTAAGAATGTTTATATTCTGCGCCCTGAAACCTCTATCCCCGATGCGCGTATTGATGAATATATCAAGCCATATGAAGCGAGCTGGTTCTGGTCAATCGTTCTAAGAGACTGGAAACGCTACGTTGATATTATGTTTGCCTCACTCATTGCCAATGTGTTGGCACTGGCAACCATTATTTTCTCAATGCAAGTGTATGACCGCGTTGTACCTTCACAGTCTATTCCGACTTTATGGGTACTGGCAGGTGGTGTACTGATTGCAGCTCTTTTTGAGTTTACCTTACGTATATCGCGAGTGTATTTGTCCGATATTATTGGTAAACGTGCTGACTTACGTGTTTCTGATCGTGTATTTGGTCATGCCTTACGCATCAAAAATAAAGACCGTTCAAAATCTACCGGTAGTTTTATTTCCCAGATTCGTGAGCTTGAAGGGGTTCGTGAATTGGTGACATCAACCACCATTAGTGCAATTGCCGATTTCCCATTCTTTTTCCTGTTCCTAATAATCTTTGCCATTATTGGTGGAAAACTGTTTTGGGTGATGTTGCTAGTTGTACCTCTTATGCTTTTGCCGGGTATTCTGGCACAGAAAAAACTAGCGCAACTCGCACAAGAAGGTATGAGAGAATCCTCAATCCGTAACGCGATTCTTGTTGAAGCGGTGCAAGGTATTGAAGATATCAAACTATTACGTGCTGAATCTCGTTTCCAAAATCAGTGGAACCACATGAACGAAGTTTCAGCCGATATCGGGATGAGACAGCGTAAAATTGTTGGGACCTTAATGGCATGGACTCAAATGCTTCAAGGCTTGACCTATGCAATTGTGGTGTTAGTGGGATGTTTTGCCGTGATGGACGGTGAAATGACTACGGGTGCTTTAGTTGCGTGTTCAATTTTATCTTCACGTATGTTAGGCCCAGTTGCACAAATTACAGGTGTGTTAGGTCGTTTACAGCAAGCGAAAGTTGCAAAACAAAGTCTTGATGAACTCATGCAACGCCCGATCGATCAGGCGGACCGTTCACATCTGGTACATAAAGCTGTTTTAAATGGCGACTATGAATTAAAAAATGTCTTGTTCCAATATGGAGAAGAAGACCCGAAACCAAGTTTAGCCATTCGCCATTTAAAAATTCGTGCTGGTGAAAAAATTGCAATCTTAGGCCGTAATGGTGCAGGTAAATCGACACTGCTTCAGCTTCTATCTGGTATGCAAGTTCCAACTCAAGGTGCAGTGCACTTAGATGGTCTTGATCTTTCTTTAATTGACCCATCTGATGTACGCCGTGATATGGGCCTACTCAACCAAAATGCACATCTTTTCTACGGTACGATTCGTGAAAACCTCACTTTAGGTGCGCCACTTGCAACAGATGAAGATATTCTTCGTGCTTTGGTGGTGACGGGTGCATTACCTTTTGTTCAAGAGAAAAAAGAAGGGCTAGATCACCTGATTTTAGAAGGTGGAGTTGGTTTCTCTGGTGGTCAGAAACAAGCATTGTTACTGGCACGTCTATTGATTCGTCAACCTAACATTCTACTGCTGGATGAACCGACAGCAGCGATTGATGATGTGGCAGAGAAACAACTGATTGATCATTTAAAAGTTTGGCTAGCACATCGTACTTTGGTCGTTGCGACCCACCGCCGAGCTGTTTTAGATCTGGTGGACCGTATTATTGTCGTTAACGAAGGCAAAATCGTGATGGATGGTCCAAGAGATCAGGTCCTTAATCAATCAACAGCCCAACAAAAACAAGTGAGCCAAGGGGGTAATTCATGA
- a CDS encoding TolC family protein, protein MLLTTLHVPMVIYAAKPSEQYHTLKNNLSQLFTPKSSDEFKVAKMQELSNFKLDRSRVQEFPTVQLNDRAASSYSTLPSRKMTLQEAVRIAIQRNPDISQAISTLAGQNAGIDVAKAGYYPQISGGITTGDLSSGERGRQLLTLNATQMLYDFGKVKSGVSVEKAKLQVEQANVLVSIDDIALDVAQSIINIQRYLQLNKIAEQQIAGIQRIQEIANLRANAGISSQADPIQAQSYLQAAQSGLIAQQSLLRQYQQHLRTLLGGDVSRTGWIISDDLVKVSDLYGEPQFNTIPKMIAAQAGIEVAKAQKEQTRLTRYPTLAVKGSLSQAINGKNPNNDEDDGLYSSVMLEATSQFYQGGAVSSQVKMASYAEEAAKSKVNSVYLDVLDQIRTSREQIENKQRQMQVLANRQATTVRTRELYQEQYKLGTRSLVDLLNAEQAIHSANSELETARYDIYSSIVQYIAATGRSRQAYDLNNISIQGFEVQP, encoded by the coding sequence ATGCTTTTAACTACATTGCATGTACCTATGGTGATATATGCCGCTAAACCAAGTGAGCAATATCACACATTGAAAAACAACTTATCGCAGCTTTTTACCCCTAAAAGTAGTGATGAATTTAAAGTTGCTAAAATGCAAGAGCTGAGTAATTTTAAGCTAGATCGTTCTAGAGTTCAGGAGTTTCCGACTGTTCAACTCAATGATCGAGCAGCTTCATCTTATTCAACTCTGCCATCAAGGAAAATGACTTTGCAGGAAGCGGTGAGAATCGCAATCCAGCGTAACCCTGATATTTCCCAAGCCATTTCAACTTTAGCTGGCCAAAACGCCGGTATTGATGTTGCAAAGGCGGGTTATTACCCTCAAATTTCAGGTGGTATTACCACAGGTGACTTGAGCAGTGGTGAGCGTGGTCGGCAGTTATTGACTTTAAATGCAACTCAAATGCTCTATGATTTTGGTAAAGTGAAATCAGGTGTATCGGTTGAGAAGGCTAAGTTGCAAGTCGAGCAGGCCAATGTTCTGGTCAGCATTGATGATATTGCACTTGATGTCGCACAGTCGATTATCAATATTCAGCGCTATCTTCAATTAAATAAGATTGCCGAACAGCAAATTGCAGGTATTCAGCGAATTCAGGAAATCGCTAATTTACGTGCAAATGCCGGTATTAGTAGCCAAGCCGATCCAATTCAAGCCCAATCTTATTTGCAAGCTGCTCAGTCTGGTCTGATTGCTCAGCAATCATTGTTACGTCAATATCAGCAGCATTTAAGAACATTATTGGGTGGCGATGTTTCTCGAACGGGATGGATTATTTCAGATGATTTGGTGAAAGTATCTGATTTATATGGTGAGCCTCAGTTTAATACCATTCCAAAAATGATCGCAGCTCAAGCGGGTATTGAAGTTGCTAAAGCGCAAAAAGAGCAGACCCGTTTAACACGTTATCCAACTTTGGCAGTCAAAGGTTCTTTGAGTCAGGCCATTAATGGCAAAAATCCAAATAATGATGAAGACGATGGTCTGTATAGTTCGGTCATGCTTGAAGCAACCAGTCAGTTTTATCAAGGTGGAGCAGTTTCTTCTCAGGTAAAAATGGCGAGTTATGCAGAAGAAGCCGCTAAATCTAAAGTGAATTCTGTTTATCTGGATGTTCTCGATCAGATCAGAACTAGCCGTGAGCAAATTGAAAATAAACAACGACAAATGCAGGTTTTAGCAAATCGCCAAGCAACGACAGTTCGTACACGTGAGCTTTATCAAGAACAGTACAAACTCGGAACACGTTCATTGGTCGATTTATTAAATGCCGAACAAGCGATTCATAGTGCTAATTCAGAACTCGAAACTGCACGTTATGATATTTACAGCAGTATTGTTCAGTACATTGCAGCAACAGGACGTTCTCGCCAAGCTTATGACTTAAATAATATTTCAATTCAGGGGTTCGAAGTACAACCATGA
- a CDS encoding D-Ala-D-Ala carboxypeptidase family metallohydrolase, whose protein sequence is MRKFLQSLVPLCIIPAVMVGCVSSPQHTTTGKTSPSGKRIFIPQERVIIERPIRPKVEPASYRNWLSSGENYQRVREYENFLTRNNVAGIVPSFELLRSARDWQKCGRSEYAVPNRELWGNSLSTLRVFKYLVAAKVLTDFEVTSVYRDLPLNECAGGASSSKHLFNSAIDFRIGPEFPQAQDYAFIENTKFKLCQFWAQHGQSLNMGIGLYSSGQIHIDTQGYRTWGPDLTRNSSMCNF, encoded by the coding sequence ATGCGGAAGTTTTTGCAGAGTTTGGTACCCTTATGCATAATCCCAGCGGTTATGGTAGGTTGTGTCAGCTCTCCCCAACACACAACAACAGGCAAAACCTCTCCAAGTGGTAAACGAATTTTTATTCCACAAGAGCGCGTTATTATCGAGCGCCCAATTCGTCCTAAAGTTGAGCCTGCATCTTATCGAAACTGGTTAAGTTCTGGTGAAAATTACCAGCGTGTTCGTGAGTACGAAAATTTCTTAACCCGAAACAATGTCGCAGGTATTGTGCCAAGCTTTGAGCTATTACGCTCAGCACGTGATTGGCAAAAATGTGGACGTTCAGAATATGCTGTGCCTAACCGCGAACTATGGGGAAATTCTTTATCAACCCTACGCGTATTTAAATATTTAGTGGCAGCAAAAGTTCTCACTGACTTTGAAGTAACTTCGGTTTATCGAGATTTACCTTTAAATGAATGTGCGGGTGGCGCAAGCTCATCTAAACATTTATTTAACTCGGCAATCGATTTCCGTATTGGTCCTGAGTTTCCACAAGCTCAAGATTATGCATTTATCGAAAATACCAAGTTTAAACTTTGTCAGTTCTGGGCTCAGCATGGTCAAAGCTTAAATATGGGTATTGGCTTATATAGCTCAGGACAGATTCATATCGATACACAAGGCTATCGTACTTGGGGTCCCGACCTCACCCGAAACAGTTCAATGTGTAATTTCTAA
- the lptB gene encoding LPS export ABC transporter ATP-binding protein — protein sequence MQQALQQPQTLCIKHLAKNYSKRWVVKDVSFSMQSGQIVGLLGPNGAGKTTSFYMVVGLVRMDKGEIHLDDLDMSDLAMHERARKGIGYLPQEASIFRKLTIAENIMSILETRKDLNKQQRQQRLTELLNDFKISHIKDSLGMSVSGGERRRAEIARALAADPKFMLLDEPFAGVDPISVGDIKDIIQTLKDRGIGVLITDHNVRETLAICERAYIVSEGAVIAEGTPQEILDNEQVRKVYLGDDFTV from the coding sequence ATGCAACAAGCTCTTCAACAACCCCAAACTTTGTGTATTAAGCACTTAGCAAAAAACTATAGTAAACGTTGGGTCGTCAAAGACGTATCTTTTAGTATGCAAAGTGGACAGATTGTTGGTTTGCTTGGCCCTAACGGTGCAGGAAAAACAACAAGTTTCTATATGGTTGTTGGACTCGTGCGTATGGATAAAGGTGAAATTCACCTTGATGATCTTGATATGTCTGATTTGGCAATGCATGAGCGGGCACGTAAAGGGATTGGATATCTTCCGCAAGAAGCTTCTATTTTTAGAAAGCTAACAATTGCTGAAAATATTATGTCTATTTTAGAAACACGCAAAGACTTAAATAAGCAACAGCGCCAGCAACGTCTTACTGAATTATTGAATGACTTTAAAATCAGTCATATTAAAGATTCATTGGGCATGAGTGTATCTGGTGGTGAGCGCCGCCGTGCTGAAATTGCACGTGCATTGGCTGCTGATCCTAAATTTATGTTACTTGATGAACCGTTTGCCGGCGTCGATCCAATTTCGGTTGGAGATATTAAAGATATTATCCAGACCCTAAAAGATCGTGGTATTGGTGTACTCATTACTGACCATAACGTACGTGAAACTCTAGCAATTTGTGAACGTGCATATATTGTGAGTGAAGGGGCTGTAATTGCCGAAGGCACGCCACAAGAAATTCTGGATAACGAACAGGTACGTAAAGTCTACTTAGGTGACGATTTTACAGTTTAA
- the lptA gene encoding lipopolysaccharide transport periplasmic protein LptA — translation MHQSLNLKRSSAFLKQAAVITFVALSSASTFALPSDRNQQISLVADRATYNEKTGLTTYTGNVVIEQGTMKLQADSIVATLNAKREIQTITAKGRPSKFQQQISADKGVARGEGQTIVYNADTGIITLTGGAYLYQDGSSIRGNSLKYSMNKGDVEAQGSSSNRVQIIIPPSTSKSFPGARD, via the coding sequence ATGCACCAAAGTCTTAATTTAAAACGTTCTTCAGCTTTCCTAAAACAAGCTGCGGTAATTACATTCGTTGCTTTATCATCTGCTTCGACTTTTGCTTTACCGTCTGACCGTAATCAACAAATTTCGTTAGTGGCAGACCGTGCAACTTATAATGAGAAAACGGGTTTAACGACTTATACGGGCAATGTTGTGATTGAGCAAGGTACGATGAAGCTTCAAGCCGACTCAATTGTGGCTACTCTAAACGCTAAGCGTGAAATTCAAACGATTACTGCCAAAGGTAGACCGTCTAAATTCCAACAGCAAATTAGTGCAGACAAAGGCGTTGCACGAGGCGAGGGTCAAACCATTGTTTATAATGCAGATACAGGCATTATTACTTTGACTGGTGGTGCATATCTATATCAAGATGGTTCAAGTATTCGTGGTAACTCACTGAAATATAGTATGAATAAAGGCGATGTTGAAGCACAAGGCTCATCATCTAACCGTGTTCAGATTATTATTCCGCCATCAACTTCAAAAAGTTTCCCAGGAGCGCGTGACTAA
- a CDS encoding DapH/DapD/GlmU-related protein, with the protein MTDSLLKYREQHKHRLNYMPWLYWSLKPKNRAWAEEWQKEYQAYLMDMETVEIGENCFISPLAHIFAEPGRKIIIGDNSFIAADCTLHGPLEIGNDVAINHHCILDGGRAGIKLHDQVRIAAYCHLYAFDHGIQLDRPLYQQPVTSKGIEIEQDVWLGAHVGIKDGIKIGKHAVVGMNSMVTKDVEPYHIIGGNPAKFIRLRE; encoded by the coding sequence ATGACTGATTCCTTATTGAAATATCGTGAGCAACATAAGCATCGCTTAAACTATATGCCATGGTTATATTGGAGTTTAAAACCGAAAAATCGTGCTTGGGCTGAAGAGTGGCAAAAAGAATATCAAGCTTATTTAATGGATATGGAGACCGTTGAGATTGGTGAAAATTGTTTTATTTCACCCTTAGCACACATTTTTGCTGAGCCGGGGCGCAAAATTATCATTGGTGATAATAGTTTTATTGCGGCTGATTGCACATTACATGGACCGCTTGAAATCGGTAACGATGTCGCGATTAATCATCATTGTATTTTAGATGGTGGACGAGCTGGCATAAAATTGCATGACCAAGTCCGAATTGCAGCATATTGTCATTTATATGCGTTTGATCATGGAATTCAATTAGACCGCCCGCTTTACCAACAGCCTGTCACTTCTAAAGGAATTGAAATTGAGCAAGACGTTTGGTTGGGTGCACATGTGGGGATCAAAGACGGTATAAAAATCGGTAAACATGCGGTGGTCGGGATGAATAGTATGGTGACCAAAGATGTTGAGCCCTACCATATTATCGGTGGGAATCCCGCAAAATTTATTCGCTTAAGAGAATAA
- a CDS encoding universal stress protein: MNRVIACIDSSPCINAIADAAAWVAKATGRELVLLQILDYYPASYHLGEISGVIGFESNAMLLKELAELEQKQSELALDYSNNLLRHISDLIQEKHGITSSKIQEKGDFLEQSFNLLHENDIVILGRVGERAAEKHKPIGSNVENFIRGANCTVLTIGENFKVPTRFIFAYEYSPTCQKMMRRIAQSDLLRTLQCHLVYVGDHPEILNEPEHYLKQAGLDVVTVYRYGDVAQNILEYQQEHGIQIIVLGAFSHSKIHQFFLGSIATTIFRNATVPLLVAK, from the coding sequence ATGAACCGTGTTATTGCGTGTATTGACTCATCACCGTGTATTAATGCTATTGCAGATGCAGCAGCATGGGTTGCTAAAGCAACCGGACGGGAACTTGTATTATTACAAATTCTGGACTATTACCCAGCCAGTTATCATCTTGGTGAAATTAGTGGGGTAATCGGTTTTGAAAGCAATGCAATGCTGCTAAAAGAGTTAGCTGAGCTAGAGCAAAAACAGAGTGAACTCGCATTAGACTATAGCAATAATTTACTTCGTCACATTTCTGATCTTATTCAAGAAAAACACGGAATTACCAGTTCAAAAATCCAAGAAAAAGGTGATTTTTTAGAACAAAGTTTTAATCTCTTACATGAAAATGATATCGTTATTTTAGGTCGGGTCGGGGAAAGAGCCGCCGAAAAACATAAACCAATTGGTAGTAATGTCGAGAACTTCATCCGCGGTGCGAACTGTACAGTTTTGACAATTGGTGAAAACTTTAAAGTCCCAACCCGATTTATCTTTGCTTATGAATACTCGCCAACATGCCAAAAAATGATGCGCCGTATTGCCCAAAGTGATTTATTGCGAACACTACAATGTCATTTGGTGTATGTAGGTGATCATCCAGAAATATTAAATGAACCTGAGCATTATCTTAAACAAGCGGGCCTCGATGTAGTTACCGTTTATCGTTATGGTGATGTCGCGCAGAATATTCTAGAGTATCAACAAGAGCACGGTATTCAGATCATTGTGCTAGGGGCATTTAGCCATAGCAAAATTCACCAGTTCTTCTTGGGAAGTATTGCGACAACCATATTCCGAAACGCGACTGTACCATTACTTGTAGCTAAATGA
- a CDS encoding O-methyltransferase encodes MQQMWTDIDQYIDSHLIPEDPRLEYALKNTDEHGFSNHLAVAPNQGMFLQMLIQMNKCKRVLEIGTFAAYSTIWLGRALPEDGYLLTIEGRATHAEMAQKNIDHANLPVKVDLRAGRAADILSAIEPESIEPFDFIFIDADKQGYPEYLELSLKFSRSGTIIVLDNVIRAGDILNPENKKPSIEGIREMFKALENHPQILSCTALQTVGSKGHDGFAIAIVK; translated from the coding sequence ATGCAGCAGATGTGGACAGACATTGACCAATATATCGATTCACATTTAATTCCCGAAGACCCGCGACTCGAATATGCATTAAAGAATACCGACGAACACGGCTTTTCAAATCATCTTGCAGTGGCTCCTAACCAAGGAATGTTCTTGCAGATGCTTATTCAAATGAATAAATGCAAACGAGTCTTAGAAATCGGAACCTTTGCTGCATACAGTACCATCTGGTTAGGCCGTGCATTACCTGAAGATGGTTATTTACTCACAATAGAAGGCCGTGCTACTCATGCAGAAATGGCTCAAAAAAATATCGATCACGCCAATCTTCCGGTAAAAGTCGACCTTCGAGCTGGCCGTGCCGCCGATATCCTCTCTGCAATTGAGCCTGAATCTATCGAACCTTTTGATTTTATTTTCATTGATGCAGATAAACAGGGTTATCCTGAATATTTAGAATTGAGTTTGAAATTTTCGAGATCTGGCACCATTATCGTGCTCGACAATGTAATTCGTGCAGGTGATATTTTAAATCCTGAGAATAAAAAACCGAGTATTGAAGGCATCCGTGAAATGTTTAAAGCCTTAGAAAATCATCCACAAATTCTGTCTTGTACAGCTCTGCAAACGGTTGGCTCAAAAGGTCATGATGGCTTCGCTATTGCAATTGTGAAATAA
- the fdxA gene encoding ferredoxin FdxA, translating to MTFVVTENCIKCKYQDCVEVCPVDCFYEGPNFLVINPDECIDCALCEPECPANAIFSEDELPEGQEVFIELNADLSQKWPNITQIGDQPADREEWNGKPDKLQYLEK from the coding sequence ATGACCTTTGTTGTCACTGAAAATTGTATTAAATGTAAATACCAAGATTGCGTAGAAGTTTGTCCTGTTGACTGTTTCTACGAAGGTCCGAATTTCCTAGTGATTAATCCGGATGAATGTATTGACTGTGCATTATGTGAACCAGAGTGCCCAGCAAATGCAATTTTCTCTGAAGATGAGTTACCAGAAGGTCAAGAAGTGTTTATTGAATTAAATGCTGATCTTTCTCAAAAATGGCCTAACATTACTCAAATTGGTGACCAACCAGCTGACCGTGAAGAATGGAACGGCAAACCTGATAAATTACAATATCTTGAAAAGTAA
- a CDS encoding HlyD family efflux transporter periplasmic adaptor subunit, with translation MSEQQQELTRSMNVSYSEPPLPRASLVIWIVGIGLVIFFIWAWVFKLEEVSTGTGKVIPSSKEQVIQSLEGGILTKLNVQEGDIVQKGQILAQLDPTRFASNVGESRSLLISAQATAARLRAEVNGTPLVFPEIVMKEPKLVQEETALYRSRRADLEQTLAGLRQALQLVQQELAMTEPLVAKGAASEVEVLRLRREANDLQNKMNDAQNQYYVKAREELSKATTDSKTQQQIVLGRSDSLDRAVFRAPVRGVVKEIAVTTHGGVIPQNGKLMTIVPIDEQLLIEARILPRDIAFIRPGQEALVKITAYDYSIYGGLKGKVTVISPDTIRDEVKQDQFYYRVYIRTDSDKLYNKEGKAFGITPGMVATVDIRTGEKTVLDYLLKPFNKAKEALRER, from the coding sequence ATGAGCGAACAACAACAAGAACTCACCCGTTCAATGAATGTCTCTTATAGTGAGCCACCATTACCACGTGCCAGTTTAGTGATTTGGATTGTGGGAATCGGTTTAGTTATTTTCTTTATCTGGGCATGGGTATTTAAACTTGAAGAAGTTTCTACCGGTACGGGTAAAGTGATTCCATCATCTAAAGAACAGGTCATTCAGTCTTTAGAAGGCGGTATTTTAACCAAGCTGAATGTACAAGAAGGCGACATTGTTCAAAAAGGACAAATTCTTGCGCAGCTTGATCCAACCCGTTTTGCGTCAAATGTCGGTGAATCAAGATCTTTACTGATCTCTGCTCAAGCGACAGCAGCGCGTTTGCGTGCGGAAGTAAATGGTACACCTTTGGTTTTCCCTGAAATTGTGATGAAAGAACCAAAGCTTGTACAAGAGGAAACAGCGCTATACCGCTCTCGTCGCGCTGATCTTGAGCAAACGCTTGCAGGTTTAAGACAGGCTTTACAACTGGTGCAACAAGAACTGGCAATGACAGAGCCGTTAGTTGCAAAAGGTGCAGCAAGTGAGGTCGAGGTTTTACGTCTACGTCGTGAAGCAAATGATCTACAAAACAAAATGAATGATGCGCAGAACCAGTATTATGTGAAAGCACGTGAAGAGCTATCTAAAGCTACGACTGATAGTAAAACACAGCAACAAATCGTACTGGGCCGTAGTGACAGTTTAGATCGTGCAGTGTTTAGAGCGCCGGTACGTGGGGTTGTAAAAGAAATTGCGGTGACTACGCATGGTGGTGTTATTCCACAAAACGGTAAACTGATGACGATTGTACCAATCGATGAGCAACTGCTGATTGAAGCGCGTATTTTGCCGCGTGACATTGCCTTTATTCGTCCGGGACAAGAAGCTCTGGTTAAGATTACTGCCTACGATTACTCAATTTATGGTGGTTTAAAAGGTAAAGTTACGGTTATTTCACCAGACACGATTCGTGATGAGGTTAAACAAGACCAATTCTATTACCGTGTTTATATCCGCACTGATTCTGACAAGCTTTATAATAAAGAAGGTAAAGCGTTTGGTATTACACCGGGTATGGTGGCAACAGTAGATATTCGTACTGGTGAAAAAACAGTACTGGATTACTTACTTAAACCATTTAATAAAGCCAAAGAAGCATTACGAGAAAGATAA